A single region of the Massilia sp. erpn genome encodes:
- a CDS encoding GGDEF domain-containing protein, protein MIMTTLMCAVMSVVLYSVHRSAGREVQGLDQWAAGLLALAPSIWLYKLYGILPDPVIVPIANGVVLWGLGRAMLGTQMLLGRRPSWLLFHAGWAGGASLLCWFAAISSFPLRIAVFSAVAFAFYTVQIVAVLRYGARHFSSYFFTGLLMLQALPVLARGVMALTADLSTVDLQKGSALATVYLAVANMMSLLLAVGFLMMAMRRLQIVLERRSTHDPLTNVLNRRGFGACYDAQLALLRREGRPLALMHIDLDHFKKINDRHGHSTGDQVLVHAAGAIRYAVRECDYVARFGGEEFVVLLPDSTLKAAAGAAERIQNMLRELRGAHLPAYTASIGIACQYSSHESLDNLLARADVALYRAKANGRNRVELDDDPCSMEWCSVA, encoded by the coding sequence ATGATCATGACCACGCTGATGTGCGCGGTCATGAGCGTGGTGCTGTATTCCGTGCATCGCAGCGCAGGCCGCGAAGTGCAAGGACTGGACCAGTGGGCAGCCGGTCTGCTGGCGCTGGCGCCCAGCATCTGGCTGTATAAGCTGTATGGCATCCTGCCCGATCCGGTGATCGTGCCGATTGCCAACGGCGTGGTGTTGTGGGGCCTGGGCCGCGCCATGCTCGGCACGCAGATGCTGCTGGGCCGCCGTCCTTCCTGGCTGCTGTTCCATGCCGGCTGGGCGGGCGGCGCATCGCTGCTCTGCTGGTTCGCCGCCATTTCCAGCTTCCCGCTGCGCATCGCCGTGTTCTCGGCCGTCGCCTTTGCCTTCTACACAGTACAGATTGTGGCCGTGCTGCGCTACGGCGCGCGCCACTTCTCCAGCTATTTCTTCACCGGCCTGTTGATGCTGCAAGCCTTGCCGGTGCTGGCGCGCGGTGTCATGGCGCTGACCGCAGACCTGTCCACCGTGGATCTGCAAAAAGGCAGCGCCCTGGCCACCGTGTATCTGGCCGTGGCCAATATGATGTCGTTGTTGCTGGCGGTGGGTTTCCTGATGATGGCGATGCGGCGCTTGCAGATCGTGCTGGAACGCCGCTCCACCCATGATCCGCTGACCAATGTGTTGAACCGGCGCGGTTTCGGCGCTTGCTATGATGCGCAGCTGGCATTGCTGCGGCGCGAAGGCCGTCCACTGGCGCTGATGCACATCGATCTCGACCACTTCAAGAAAATCAACGACCGTCATGGCCACTCGACCGGCGACCAGGTCCTGGTGCACGCGGCGGGCGCCATCCGTTATGCGGTGCGCGAATGCGATTACGTGGCGCGTTTCGGCGGTGAGGAATTCGTGGTGCTGCTGCCCGATTCGACGCTGAAGGCAGCGGCCGGCGCCGCCGAGCGTATCCAGAACATGCTGCGCGAATTGCGCGGCGCGCATCTGCCCGCATATACGGCCAGCATCGGCATCGCCTGCCAATACTCCTCGCACGAATCGCTGGACAATCTGCTGGCACGGGCCGACGTGGCCCTCTATCGTGCCAAGGCGAATGGCAGAAACCGCGTCGAACTGGACGACGACCCCTGCTCGATGGAATGGTGCAGCGTGGCCTGA
- a CDS encoding M61 family metallopeptidase, which produces MIKTTQKKTIQKKSGIAYAIVGKDLPAHLYQVTLTVDAPAAEGQILALPAWIPGSYMIREFSRNIVRISAESNGEAVALTKLDKHSWQAAPVKGKLIVHYEVYAWDLSVRAAHLDRSHGFFNGTSVFLRVVGQEAAEHVVDIQRPADEAARSWRVATALKELKAKRYGFGTYAAANYDELIDSPVEMGDFALASFKANGIPHDIVITGRVPNLDMARLSADLKAICETQIAFFEPKTKKAPMERYVFMTMAVGDGYGGLEHRASTALICARADLPTTAQQSKEPGEGYMKFLGLCSHEYFHTWNVKRIKPAVFAPYDLQVENYTPLLWLFEGFTSYYDDLLLVRAGLMSEPAYYKLLGKTVNGVLRGAGRTKQSVADSSFDAWGKYYRQDENAPNSIVSYYTKGSLIGLALDLTIRAKTAGKRSLDDIMLALWQRYGRDFYQGGARGVTPAEVEALFDEISGMKLKSFFERYIRGTEDLPLAKLLAPFGVKYSDERKRTKPSLDVNIGRDGADCKLASVHEGGAAHRAGLSAGDLLVAVDGLRVTGSPSNLEGLLARYKVGDTVEIHAFRRDELLTFSVQLEGDRAPGVSIALDEAKKKGTGPKRPTAV; this is translated from the coding sequence ATGATCAAGACCACACAAAAGAAAACCATCCAGAAAAAGTCAGGCATCGCTTACGCCATCGTCGGCAAAGACTTGCCCGCCCATTTGTACCAAGTGACGCTGACCGTCGATGCGCCCGCCGCGGAAGGACAGATCCTGGCGCTGCCGGCCTGGATTCCCGGCAGCTATATGATCCGCGAATTCTCGCGCAATATCGTGCGGATCAGCGCTGAGTCGAATGGCGAGGCCGTGGCGCTGACCAAGCTGGATAAGCATTCCTGGCAAGCCGCCCCGGTCAAAGGCAAGCTGATCGTGCATTACGAAGTCTATGCCTGGGATCTGTCGGTGCGCGCCGCCCACCTCGACCGTAGCCACGGTTTCTTCAATGGCACCAGCGTCTTCCTGCGCGTGGTTGGCCAGGAGGCGGCGGAGCATGTGGTCGATATCCAGCGTCCCGCGGACGAAGCGGCGCGCAGCTGGCGTGTGGCGACCGCGCTCAAGGAACTGAAGGCCAAGCGCTATGGCTTCGGCACGTATGCCGCTGCCAATTACGATGAACTGATCGACAGCCCGGTCGAAATGGGCGACTTCGCGCTCGCCAGCTTCAAGGCCAACGGCATCCCGCACGACATCGTGATCACCGGCCGCGTGCCGAACCTGGATATGGCCCGCCTGAGCGCCGACCTGAAAGCCATCTGCGAAACCCAGATCGCCTTCTTCGAGCCGAAAACGAAGAAAGCGCCAATGGAGCGCTACGTCTTCATGACCATGGCCGTGGGCGACGGCTACGGCGGCCTGGAACACCGCGCCTCCACCGCCCTGATCTGCGCCCGCGCCGACCTGCCCACCACCGCCCAGCAGAGCAAGGAGCCGGGCGAGGGCTATATGAAATTCCTCGGCCTGTGCAGCCACGAATACTTCCACACCTGGAACGTCAAGCGCATCAAGCCTGCCGTCTTCGCGCCTTACGATCTGCAGGTGGAGAACTACACTCCGCTACTGTGGCTCTTCGAAGGCTTCACCAGCTATTACGACGACCTGCTGCTGGTGCGCGCTGGCCTGATGAGCGAGCCTGCCTATTACAAGCTGCTCGGCAAAACCGTCAACGGCGTGCTGCGCGGCGCTGGCCGCACCAAGCAAAGCGTGGCCGATTCCAGCTTCGACGCCTGGGGCAAATACTACCGCCAGGACGAGAACGCGCCGAATTCCATCGTCAGCTACTACACCAAGGGCTCGCTGATCGGCCTGGCGCTGGATCTGACCATCCGCGCCAAGACCGCCGGCAAGCGTTCACTGGACGACATCATGCTGGCTCTGTGGCAGCGCTATGGCCGCGACTTCTACCAGGGCGGCGCGCGCGGCGTGACCCCAGCCGAAGTGGAAGCCCTGTTCGACGAAATCAGCGGCATGAAGCTGAAGTCCTTCTTCGAGCGCTATATTCGCGGCACCGAAGACCTGCCGCTGGCCAAGCTGCTGGCGCCATTCGGCGTCAAATACAGCGATGAGCGCAAGCGCACCAAGCCTAGCCTGGACGTGAACATTGGCCGCGACGGCGCCGACTGCAAGCTGGCCAGTGTGCATGAAGGCGGCGCGGCGCACCGCGCTGGCCTGTCGGCGGGCGACCTGCTGGTGGCGGTCGATGGCCTGCGCGTGACCGGCAGCCCATCCAACCTGGAAGGCCTGTTGGCACGTTACAAGGTTGGCGATACGGTGGAGATCCATGCCTTCCGCCGCGATGAGCTGCTGACGTTCAGCGTGCAGCTCGAAGGCGACCGTGCGCCGGGCGTGAGCATTGCGCTAGACGAAGCCAAAAAGAAAGGCACGGGACCGAAGCGTCCGACGGCAGTGTAA
- a CDS encoding NTP transferase domain-containing protein — protein MSIVGILLAAGRGIRFDPAGARNKLLQALPSRAAAPGEASCHTSVLEASARNMLATLSRVVAVVRPEDEESAALLRGLGCEVSVCPQAAQGMAASLVHGLRQAPQASGWLLALGDMPYVKPATMAALARTVELGADIAAPIHQGRRGNPVAFGRRHLPLLLALEGDQGARAIVKNFPVNEVVVEDSGILLDIDTPSDLL, from the coding sequence GTGAGCATCGTCGGCATTCTGCTGGCGGCCGGGCGCGGCATCCGCTTCGACCCGGCCGGCGCGCGCAACAAGCTGCTGCAAGCCTTGCCTTCCCGCGCTGCCGCACCCGGCGAGGCCTCCTGCCATACCAGCGTGCTGGAGGCCAGCGCGCGCAATATGCTGGCCACGCTATCGCGCGTGGTCGCGGTGGTGCGTCCCGAAGACGAAGAAAGCGCCGCCCTGCTGCGCGGCCTGGGCTGCGAAGTGAGCGTCTGCCCGCAGGCCGCGCAGGGTATGGCTGCTTCGCTGGTGCATGGCTTGCGCCAGGCGCCGCAAGCGTCCGGCTGGCTGCTGGCGCTGGGCGATATGCCCTATGTGAAGCCTGCCACCATGGCCGCGCTGGCGCGGACGGTGGAGCTGGGGGCCGATATTGCCGCCCCCATCCACCAAGGCCGGCGCGGCAATCCCGTCGCTTTCGGCCGCCGCCATCTGCCGCTGCTGCTGGCGCTGGAAGGCGATCAGGGCGCGCGCGCCATCGTCAAGAATTTTCCTGTCAATGAAGTGGTGGTGGAAGATTCCGGCATACTGCTGGATATCGACACCCCATCCGACCTACTATGA